In Vibrio mangrovi, the DNA window TGTACAACAAACACATGGATGACATCATTGCCGGTGAATTCTCCAGCACAATGATGGCTGACTGGGCAAATGATGATGTAAATCTGTTGAACTGGCGTAAAGAAACCGGTGAAACTGCATTTGAAAACTATCCTGAGTCAGATGCCAAAATTTCTGAACAAGAGTATTTCGACAACGGTATCCTGATGATCGCAATGGTTCGTGCTGGGGTTGAACTGGCTTTTGAAGCCATGACAGCTTCCGGTATCATTGACGAATCTGCTTACTATGAATCTCTGCATGAGCTGCCTCTGATCGCAAATACGATTGCACGTAAGCGTTTGTATGAAATGAATGTGGTTATTTCTGATACCGCAGAATACGGAAACTACCTGTTTGCCAACGTTGCAACACCACTCTTGCGTGAGAAATTCATGCCTTCAGTCGGTACTGATGTGATTGGTAAAGGCTTGGGTGAAACTTCTAATCAGGTTGATAACGCTTATCTGATCGATGTAAACAGTGTGATTCGTAACCATCCGGTTGAATATATCGGTGAAGAATTGCGTGGTTACATGAAAGACATGAAGCGCATTGCTGTTGGCGGTTAATGATTGGTTGTGGATTGCTGGTTATGTAGCAATTGATAATCATCTTTTCTGAAAACAAAAGGCCTGAATCGAACGATTCAGGCCTTTATTATTCTATATAAGCATCAAGTGGATTTGAGCCTTGCAAAGCCATTTCCGGCTTCAGTATATCTATCCGGAACAATTAGTCCTGCTTAGCGAATTTTTCTTCTAATTCCGCCACTTTCGCTTCCAATTGAGTCAGTTTCTCTCGGGTGCGAAGCAATACCTGTGTCTGAACATCAAATTCTTCACGGCTTACAACATCCAGCTTATTCAGTTGTCCCTGAATTACCTGACGAACTTTCTGTTCAACATCTGCACCCAGGTCTTTGACCGGTTGAGGCATCGCCTCATGAATCTGTTTTGCTACTTGCTCTAGTTTCTTGGGATCAAACATATGGGTAAAACTCCTCTTCTACTGCCCGCTATTCTATGTAATTCATCGGAGAAAGTCGTTACTAAAGTATACAAAAAGGCCACAACTTGTGGCCTTTGACTCATCAACGTTCAATTACTTTGATAGCGTAACTATGAAGTCGTGTTTGTAGATGACTCATCCGTTGATCCTTCAAGTGTTTCATCTTCGACAAACACAGGAAGTGGTTTGTGTTTTTCTGCCAGATAACTATAAATGACAGGAAGAACAAACAGAGTAAACAGTGTTCCGATTGCCAGACCGGCAACAATAACGATACCGATACTGAATCGCTGTTTGGCTCCGGCACCGGAGGCATACATCAATGGAATCAACCCGGCAATCATTGCTGCAGTTGTCATCAGAATTGGCCGCAGACGAATTTTAGCTGCTTCCATGACTGCTTCAATCCGATCCTTTTTCAGTTTGAGCTGTGTTTCTTTAGCAACTTCACAAATCAATATTCCGTGTTTGGTGATCAGACCGATCAGGGTAATCAATCCAACCTGAGAATAAATATTCAATGAAGTAAACCCAAAGAGTCCTCCCCATGCCAATGCTATCAGGGCACCACAAATTGCCAGCGGAACGGAAACCATAATCACAATTGGATCCCGGGCCGATTCAAACTGAATCGCCAGAACCAGGAAGATAATCGCCAGTGCTAGTCCGAATGTGGTATAGAGAGCACTTCCTTCGGTAACAAACTGGCGGGATTCACCCATATAATCCCGTGTATATCCGGTAGGCAGTGTTCGGTCTACTTCACTGTTCAGCCATTCAAGCGCACTTCCCATTGTGATGCCCGGCGTAGGTACAGCACTGATAGTCGCCGAGTTCAACTGGTTAAAGTGAGGTAGTGCCCGGGGTTCGGATACGACATCAATTTTGATCAGACTTCTCAGCGGAATTGCATCTCCGTTTGCTGCCAGCACGTAGTAATTATTCATCGATTCCGGGTTGAGGCGGTACTTTCGTTCTACCTGAGGAATAACTTCATACGAACGTCCATAGAGGTCAACCCGGTTGACATAACCGTCAGCCATCATGGTCGCTAGTGTCGTACCAATATCTTGCATTGTAACGCCATAGGCACCGGCTTTATCTTTGTCGATACTGATTTTCATCGTCGCAGAATCGAAGTTCAGATCCAGTGTTGAGTAAATAAACAGAGGACTTTGCTGAACTTTGCTCAGAATATCCGAAGCCAGTGTAAACAGGTTCTCGAAGCTGTTTGGTGTTTTCAGAACCAACTGAATCGGCAGACCTGACCCGGCGCCGGGGAGTTCTGGCATTTCAAAGGCTGAAACGGACATTCCGGGAACTTCTTGCAGCAGTTGTTGCAGCCGCTTCTGCACCTGAGCCTGACTGGCATCACGCTGACTCCAGGGCACCATTACGGAGAAACCCAGAGCCTGGTTCGATTTCGGAACACCGGTAAACTCCAGTGTTAAGTCAACTTCCGGTTGTTGAGACAGGATCTTGTTGACGCCCTCCATTGTTTTCTGCATGTAGTCGAGGTTTGAGTTCGATTGCCCGTTAGCAATAAACATCACGACCCCTTTATCTTCAGCAGGAGCCAGCTCGCTAGGAATAAATCTGAACAGAACCGGAAGACTGGCAAGGATAATCAATGCAAACGCAATGATAACCGGGCGATGTAGCATGACCGATTTCAGCATTTTCTCATACCGGTTGGTCACGCGATCCAGCGCATTATGTACCTTGGTTTCAAACCAGCTAGGCTTCTCGTGTGCGGTCAGCATTTTCGAGCACATCATCGGAGAAAGTGTCAGGGCGATAATCCCGGAAACAATCACGGAACCGGATAGTGACAGAGCAAACTCTTTAAACAATGATCCGGTGATGCCTTGTGTCAGCGCTATCGGTGCATACACTGCAGCTAGTGTTAGTGTCATTGCAATGACGGGCAATGCTATTTCCCTTGTACCGATAACCGCGGCCCGGAAAGGTGTTTCGCCGAGTTTTATATGGCGATCGACGTTTTCCAGAACGACGATTGCATCATCGACAACCAACCCGATGGCAAGCACCATCGCTAGCAGTGTCATCAGGTTCCAGGAGAACCCAAAAGCCTGCATCACCAGAGAAACACCAATCAAAGATAACGGAATGGTGATAATTGGGATAACGACTGCGCGGAAAGAACCGAGGAAGAGCGTAATAACCACCAAAACAATCAGAATTGCTTCTCCGATAGTTTTAATAACCTCACTAATCGATTCATTGATCGCAACCGTTGAGTCGTAAAGCAGGGTCATTTTGATATTACTAGGCATATTCTTCTCTATACGTGGAAGAATTACTCTGATATCCCGGGCAATATCGATTGGGTTGGCGCTCGGTGCAGCATTGACTGCGGCAACGACTGCCTCTTTCCCATTCGCGGTGGCACGATAGGTATCATGGCTTTTTTCCAGCGAAACAGTTGCAATGTCACCAAGGCGGATGATTTGACCATCATTCGATTTAATGACAAGACGTTCTAGCTCGGCTGGTGTTGAAACCTGAGTATCGGCGTCACCATTGTACAGGACAAATTCTCCCGTTGACTGTCCGGTTGCCGATTGATAGTTATTGGCACTCAGAACACTCATGACCTGCGAAGCGGAAAGTTTCAGTGCTGCCATCTTATTCGGATCCAGCCAGATGCGCAGTGCGTATTTGATCCCACCATAGAGATCAACCTTAGAAACACCAGTGACCGAAAATAGCTGTGGGTTCACGACACGTTCAAGATAGTCGTTAATCTGGCTGGCATTGAGTTCATCACTGGAAAACCCGATATACAGTACCGCAGTGGTCGAACCGGTCGACATAGTGACACTTGGATCTTCTGCTTCTCTTGGCAACTGTGAGCGCACCGAATTAGTTTTGGCCAGTACATCAGCCAGTGCCGCATTCGGATCTGTGTTCAGCTTCATTTTGACTGTAATTGTTGACCGACCCATTGAGGACTCAGAGGTCATATAGTCAATATTGTCTGCCTGAGCAATCGCCTGTTCCAATGGCTGGGTAATAAAACCCTGTATAAGATCTGAGCTGGCACCATAATAGCCAGTTGATACCGTAATCACAGTATTCGTCATCTCAGGGTATTGCCTGATCTGTAATTTGAATACGGCTTGTAATCCGAGCAACGCAATCAACAGACTCAGCGAGATGGCGAGTACCGGACGTTTGATGAAAATATCAGTAAAACGCATGAAACCTCCGGTTAAAGCATTGGAACTTCAGATGATGGTGTCAGTGCATCACTTTCCACCACATGAACCTGAGCCCCGTTACTTAAGCGGACCTGACCGGAAGTAACAAGCGTATCTCCGTCTTTCACACCACTTAAAATATGAGCAACGTCTTTCTTCCGTTCACCCACCTGGATGACATGTTGCTGAACCCGCTGTTTACCATCTTTTTCAGTCACGATATAAACGCTGTCTCCGTAGAGGGTATAGGCAATCGATACCTGAGGAATAATGATCTGATTTTTCTGTACCGGAAGTAATATGTTTGCTTTGGCGAACATGCCGCTACGTAACTTACCGTCGCTATTCGGGATATTGGCTTCCACCTGAACCAGACCACTCTGGGCATTGACAGCTGGTTCAATCGCTTTAATCGAACCTTTAAATGAGTCATCGGGATAGGCATCGACAGATATATCAACAGCCTGACCAATAGAAATTTTGGAGAGATCCGTTTGTGGTATGGTGAAATGCAGACGCATGACGGACGTATCTTCCAGACGCACAATATTGGAACCGATATTCAGGTACTCACCGACATAGATGTTCCGGATCCCGACAGAGCCGGAGAAAGGTGCGGTGATTTCGCGTCGGGCTATTGTTGCTTTCAGGCTTTCGATATCGGCAGACAGGGAGAAGTAAGCAGCTTCTGCTTCATCAAAAGATTCTTTAGATAGGGAGCCTTTCGCATAAAGACCTCTATAGCGCTCATATTTAGCCTGTGCAGCCGGTAAACGGGCCTGAGCACTTTTCAGATTTGCTTTCTCAACGGCAGAGTCAAGAGCAAGTAGCATTTGCCCTTTTTGTACCGAAGCGCCAGACTCGAATGCAATGTCTTTAATTACACCACTGGTTTCAGTTGTGAGGGTCACACCCTGTTTGGGTTCGATAAATCCAATTGCTTCAATAATCGGTGTCCAGTCTTGTGCTTTGACCTGAGAAACTGTCACGGGAAAAGAAGGTTCGGGCATGTTGGCAAAGTAGTCATTCATCCCTTTTTGCTTCAACATGTTCGCTCCGATCACGGTCCCCAGCAGTACTACAACAATAAGTAGCATCAAGAGTGTCCATAGTAATGTCCGCTTTTTCATTCTGATGTTAAACTCCACATTTAGTGATGAACCTGCCTCAACAAGTTTGTTCCCCCAGTTTCTGCAACAAGATGTTTCTGACAAAGCTGAATCAGTGATCAGAACAATTGGTTCGCTTGATTGCTAACTTTTTGTATTGAAGCGTGAATTAGGGGCCATTATAGCTTACAGAGTAGCCACATATGCAATACACTTGTGCAGTAAATTATGTAAAAAATAGCATATTTCCATTTGTGGTAATCTAATTGGCTCAGCATTATCATTAGGGCGCGTTAATGCCTCAGTAAACCAGTCATCAAGTTCAGAGCAGATGAGATAACGGATGAAGTTGAATCCAAGACAAGATGAAGCCGTCAAATATATATCCGGCCCGTGTTTAGTGCTTGCCGGAGCCGGATCAGGTAAGACCAGAGTAATTACCAATAAAATTGCTTATCTGGTTCAGCAATGTGGTTATAAAGCCCGTAATATTGCCGCAGTCACCTTTACCAATAAAGCTGCCAGAGAAATGAAAGAACGGGTAGCTCAGACTTTGGGGAAAAAAGAGTCCCGGGGTCTGATGGTTTCGACTTTTCATACATTAGGTCTGAATATTATCCGCCGGGAATATAAAGCACTTGGGCTTAAAGCCGGTTTTTCCCTGTTTGATGATCAGGACCAGCTGGCCTTACTCAAAGAACTGACAGAGAAACAGATCGATGGTGATAAAGATCTGTTGCGTCAGTTGCTCAGCACCATCTCTAACTGGAAAAACGACATGCTTTCTCCGGCACAGGCAAAGGCAAGTGCCAGAGGTGAGCAGCAACAGCTGTTCGCTTTTTGTTATGAGCAATATCAGAATCAGATGAAAGCTTACAATGCGCTGGATTTTGACGATTTGATTTTAATGCCGGTCTTCCTGCTGAAAAACAATGATGAAGTCCGCCAGCACTGGCAATCGAGAATTCGCTATCTGCTGGTCGATGAATATCAGGATACCAACACCAGTCAGTATGAGTTGGTTAAACTGCTGGTGGGAGAGCGTGGCCGGCTTACGGTGGTTGGTGATGATGACCAGTCGATTTATTCGTGGCGGGGTGCCAAACCACAGAATCTGGTATTGCTGGGAGAAGATTACCCGAATCTACGCTTGATTAAGCTGGAGCAGAATTATCGTTCGACCAACCGGATTTTGCATTCAGCCAATATCCTGATTGCCAACAATGACCACGTATACGAAAAGAAGCTCTTTTCTGAGTTGCCTGATGGCGAGAAACTGAAAGTGATCATGGCGAACAATGAGGAGCATGAAGCCGAACGTGCTACCGGTGAAATCATTGCGCATAAATTTATCAATCATACCGATTATCGTGATTACGCAATTCTGTATCGGGGGAATCATCAGTCGCGTCTGATTGAGAAGAGCCTGATGCAGAACCGGGTTCCCTATAAAATCTCCGGAGGTACTTCTTTCTTTGCCCGTTCAGAGATTAAAGACATCATGGCTTATCTGCGGGTTTTGGTGAATCCGGATGATGACAACGCCTTTCTTCGTATCGTCAATACACCCCGGCGCGAAATCGGACCAGCAACATTAGAGAAACTGGGAAGCTATGCCAACATGCGGGGTAAAAGCTTATTTGAAGCCAGTTTTGAAATCGGTCTGGAACAGCACCTGACGGGAAAAGGTCTGGAACGTCTGAGACGTTTTACCCACTGGCTGGTGAAATTATCGGATCAGGCGGAAAGAGGAGATACGGTTGAAGTGACCCGTTCTCTGGTGCGTGATATCCACTACGAAGACTGGTTGTATGAAACGTCGTCGAGTCCGAAAGCTGCCGAGATGAGAATGAAGAATGTCTCTGACCTCTATTCATGGATTGTCGCAGATCTGGAAGGAGACAATTACGATCAGGAAGCCAAGTCGCTCAAGGAAGTTGTTCAGCGTCTGACGTTACGTGACATGATGGAGCGGGGTGAAGAGAGTGATGATAGCGATGCGGTACAACTAATGACACTGCATGCGTCGAAAGGTCTGGAATTCCCTTATGTTTATCTGATTGGTGCTGAAGAAGGGATCTTACCCCATCAAACGAGCATTGATGAAGAGAACATAGAGGAAGAACGGCGGTTAATGTATGTCGGGATCACCAGAGCTCAGAGAGAAATGACATTCATTGTCTGTAAAGAACGGCGTCAGTTCGGAGAACTGATTCGTCCGACACAGAGCCGGTTTCTTGATGAATTACCTTATGATGATGTGTCTTGGGAGCAAAAGAAAAAAGAGCTTTCACCGCAGGAACGGATGGAAAAAGGGCAGGCTCACATTGCTAATTTGCGAGCCATGTTTAAAAAGGATTCTTGACGAATGAATACGGAAAAGCAACGATAGAGCGCGGAATGATGATGTGCTTTTCTGATGACATTTCAGGGCGTCTGGTAGTGGAAGCTGAGATATTTTCAACTACTACTGACGAAAAAGGCGTCAAACGGTAAAAAAAGTTGAAAAAAAGCTAGACGCCAAAGAGTGATATCCGTATCATTCCACTCCGCCGATAGGGCATGAAGCGCCCGTAGCTCAGCTGGATAGAGCGTTGGCCTCCGGAGCCAAAGGTCGAAGGTTCGAATCCTTTCGGGCGCGCCATTGCGGAGGAATTGTCGGCAACAGACGTATGGTGGCTATAGCTCAGTTGGTAGAGCCCCGGATTGTGATTCCGGTTGTCGCGAGTTCGAGTCTCGTTAGCCACCCCATCTTCTCTTGAGAATAGACTCGATTGAGGTTGTTTTTCAGAAAGATTCGCGTGCTGTGAGCCTCTGGTATTTGTCCTGTAGCAGTGGCAGTTAATAAAAGAAATATGTATCGGTGAATAGCGCAGTTTGGTAGCGCATCTGGTTTGGGACCAGAGGGTCGGGGGTTCGAATCCCTCTTCACCGACCACTTTTCAGTGGTGGCTATAGCTCAGTTGGTAGAGCCCCGGATTGTGATTCCGGTTGTCGCGAGTTCGAGTCTCGTTAGCCACCCCATTTATTCTCGGTGAATAGCGCAGTTTGGTAGCGCATCTGGTTTGGGACCAGAGGGTCGGGGGTTCGAATCCCTCTTCACCGACCACTTTCGAAGCCTCGGCAAATGCCGGGGCTTTTTTGTATCCGACATTTGTTCCGTGTCCCGCTTTCATCATGCAAAACATAAATAGCGTAGTTTGGTAGCGCATCCGTTCCCTGAAAATAAGCGGACCAGAGGATGGTTTTCGGGGGTTCGAATCCCTCTTCACCGACCACTTTCGAAGCCTCGGCAGATGCCGGGGCTTTTTTGTCTCTGCTGTTACCTACCTGCCAATTTCACATAAAAACCAAATCTATATATCTCTAATTGCTTATTTCTCATATAAGTCTTGGTAAACATGCACTGCGAATCTCTAGTGAGAGTATGATCTAAATCTGATTGAGTCGCAGTCATGAATATTTATCGATCAGTATGGATAGGTAACGATTTTGGTGCAGCATAATTGACTATATGGTCAAGATGTAAGTTGTAACAGTTTAGTTAATATGTGAGTGGAATTAATAACCAGAATAATTGGTTTTATTGGTCTAATATATTAGTTGTATGATTTTTGTTGGATGCTCTCAATTCTTATCAGAGGATTTATAGCATTTTTCTGTATGAGTGTTGAGCTTACTGGTCAAAAACTGTTTTAGATTATTATTCTTATATTTGAATTTTTATTGATACTTATATCTGATTACGATTACATTTCTATGCGGCTTTTTGCACTTTTTGTATATAAGAATAATGCACAAAAAAAGCATTTTTATTCGATTATTATCGTGACTTTTGCGGTTTTATTGAATTTTTATACTGTATTTATTGCTTTTTTTTGAAATTTTTGCAAAATGATAGACTTTGTGAGTAGTCAGCAGAATATGCTGATATGAAAGGATTCAACTCTTCAAGCCCGGTATCAGCTTCGGGCGTCAGAGGTCAAAATTTGTCATGTCTCTTTTAGAAGTTAAAAATCTTCGAATCGAATATCCGTCACGTCATGGTGTTCATGCCGCAGTGAAATCACTTTCTTTCCAGATTGAACGGGGAGAAATCGTCGGCGTCGTAGGAGAATCCGGTGCCGGTAAATCAACAGTCGGAAATGCAGTCATTGATCTGCTGAGTCCTCCGGGCGTGATTGCTGGTGGTGAGGTCTATTTAAATGGTGAAAAGATTTCAGGACTGTCTCCTGAGCAGATGAGAAGTGTGCGGGGATCGAAAATCGGTTTTATCTTCCAGGATCCAATGACATCGCTCAATCCGTTATTTACCGTTGAACAACAACTGAAAGAAACGATTCATGCCAATATGAAAGTGACCGATGAGGAAGCTTATCAACGGGCACTTTCATTGATGCAGCAGGTCGGGATTCCACAACCGGAAAATCGTTTAAAACAGTACCCGCACCAGTTTTCCGGAGGGATGCGCCAACGGGTTGTGATTGCCATTGCTTTGGCCGGAGAACCAGACCTGATTATTGCCGATGAGCCAACCACAGCATTGGATGTGTCCATTCAGGACCAGATTTTGAATCTGATTCGGGAACTGTGTGTTCAGCATCAGGTTGGTTGCATGCTGGTTACCCACGATATGGGCGTTGTTTCGAATGTCACTGATCAGGTTGCGGTGATGTATCGTGGTGATCTGGTTGAATTCGGTCCGACAGAAAAAGTGTTGGGAACACCGCAACACCCTTATACGAAAAGCCTGATTTCAGCGGTGCCGCGTTCGGATGTGAAACTTGATCGTTTTCCGCTGGTGAGCTACATCGAAGAAGCCAGTGAGATGGAACCGCTGGATGTGAAGAATCACTGGCTTGGACAGAGTCAGGATCAGCGGAGCTATACCGGTGCGTTATTGCAGGTTGAAAACGTAAACCTGCGTTTTACTACCAAAGATTCTTTGTTTGAAAGCCGGCGTGAATATGTGCAGGCTTCAAATAATGTGAGCTTTGAGGTTATGGAAGGCGAAACCTTTGGGCTGGTCGGGGAATCCGGCTCTGGGAAGTCCACTATCGCCCGGGTCATCGCCGGTTTGTACACACCGAATTCCGGAAAAATTACTTTTGAAGGGATTGATTTGACTGCACTGGCTTCAGAAAAAGCTCGTCGGCCACTTCGCCGCCAGATGCAGATGGTGTTTCAGAATCCATACACTTCAATGAATCCTCGTATGAAGGTCTTTGACATTATTGCTGAGCCGATTCGCTTTCACCACCTGACGAGAAACGAAGCTGAAACACGGCAGATTGTCAGCGATTTGCTGGATCATGTCGGTTTAGGCCGGGCGTCCGGCGTGAAATATCCGCATGAATTTTCCGGCGGCCAGCGTCAGCGGATTTCTATCGCCCGTGCTTTGGCAACCCGTCCCAGACTGTTAATTTGTGATGAGCCGACATCAGCGCTGGATGTCTCGGTTCAGGCTCAGATTCTTAATCTGCTGAAAGATTTACAGACAGAATTAAATCTGACGATGCTCTTTATCAGCCATGATTTACCGGTGATACGCCAGATGTGTGATCGGGTTGGCGTGATGAAGATGGGAACATTACTTGAAGTTGCGCCGACAGAAACACTGTTTTCTGCTCCGCAGCATGAATATAGCCGTCAGTTGATCTCTCTGATGCCTGAATTTACCGGGCTCAAAGAAGATATTGCGGCTATCAGTTGATCTCAACCATAAAACAGAAGCAAACATACTAAGGGATGCACTTCCCGCATAAGGAGTTATGCAATGAAAATGATGAAAAGCAAACTGGCAGTGGCATTGATGGCTGTTGGTCTTAGTTTTGCAGCATCAGCTGCGGATATTACGATTGCTTATGATGCCGATCCGGTATCGATGGATCCTCAGGAACAGTTGTCAGGTGCAACCCTACAACTTTCTCATATGGTTTTTGACCCGCTTGTTCGCCTCACCCAGTCTAAAGAGTTTGAACCCCGTCTGGCGAAAAGTTGGGAACGAATCAATGATACAACGATGCGTTTTCACCTGCGTCAGGGAGTGAAGTTTCATTCCGGGAACAGCTTTTCTGCTGATGATGTTATCTGGACGTTTAACCGTCTGAAATCATCGGGTGATTACAAAGGTATTTTTGACTCAGTGACCAAGGCCGTGAAGGTTGATGATTATACCGTTGATCTGGTTACCAAAGGTCCATATCCACTTATCCTGCAAAATGCGACTTATATTTTTGTCATGGACAGTAAGTTCTATTCAGGAAAAACCGCAGACGGTAAAGATAAGTCAGAAATCGTTAAACACGGCAACTCATTTGCATCGACTAATGAATCTGGCACCGGTCCATTTATGATCACCTACCGCGAACAAGGTGTGAAAGTTGAATTCGAACGGTTCAAAGATTACTGGGATAAAGCCTCAAAAGGGAATGTTGATCACCTGACCTGGGTGCCAATCAAAGAAGATGCAACCCGTGTTGCGGCATTACTTTCTGGTGATGTTGATATGATTGCACCGGTTGCGCCGAATGATCTCGGGCGGATTGATGAAGCGAAAGGGATTGATTTGGTTACCATTTCCGGTGAACGCATTATTACCTTCCAGATGAATGAGAATAGCCAGCCTGCATTTAAAGACAAGCGTGTTCGCGAAGCTGTGGTTTACGCCATCAATAACACCGGTATCGTGAAAAAAATCATGAAAGGTTTCGGGACCGCAGCCGCGCAACAGAGCCCGATTGGGTTTACTGGCTACAATCCTGATCTGAAGCCACGTTATGACCTGAAAAAAGCCAAGGCTCTGA includes these proteins:
- the rep gene encoding DNA helicase Rep; this translates as MKLNPRQDEAVKYISGPCLVLAGAGSGKTRVITNKIAYLVQQCGYKARNIAAVTFTNKAAREMKERVAQTLGKKESRGLMVSTFHTLGLNIIRREYKALGLKAGFSLFDDQDQLALLKELTEKQIDGDKDLLRQLLSTISNWKNDMLSPAQAKASARGEQQQLFAFCYEQYQNQMKAYNALDFDDLILMPVFLLKNNDEVRQHWQSRIRYLLVDEYQDTNTSQYELVKLLVGERGRLTVVGDDDQSIYSWRGAKPQNLVLLGEDYPNLRLIKLEQNYRSTNRILHSANILIANNDHVYEKKLFSELPDGEKLKVIMANNEEHEAERATGEIIAHKFINHTDYRDYAILYRGNHQSRLIEKSLMQNRVPYKISGGTSFFARSEIKDIMAYLRVLVNPDDDNAFLRIVNTPRREIGPATLEKLGSYANMRGKSLFEASFEIGLEQHLTGKGLERLRRFTHWLVKLSDQAERGDTVEVTRSLVRDIHYEDWLYETSSSPKAAEMRMKNVSDLYSWIVADLEGDNYDQEAKSLKEVVQRLTLRDMMERGEESDDSDAVQLMTLHASKGLEFPYVYLIGAEEGILPHQTSIDEENIEEERRLMYVGITRAQREMTFIVCKERRQFGELIRPTQSRFLDELPYDDVSWEQKKKELSPQERMEKGQAHIANLRAMFKKDS
- a CDS encoding ABC transporter ATP-binding protein, whose protein sequence is MSLLEVKNLRIEYPSRHGVHAAVKSLSFQIERGEIVGVVGESGAGKSTVGNAVIDLLSPPGVIAGGEVYLNGEKISGLSPEQMRSVRGSKIGFIFQDPMTSLNPLFTVEQQLKETIHANMKVTDEEAYQRALSLMQQVGIPQPENRLKQYPHQFSGGMRQRVVIAIALAGEPDLIIADEPTTALDVSIQDQILNLIRELCVQHQVGCMLVTHDMGVVSNVTDQVAVMYRGDLVEFGPTEKVLGTPQHPYTKSLISAVPRSDVKLDRFPLVSYIEEASEMEPLDVKNHWLGQSQDQRSYTGALLQVENVNLRFTTKDSLFESRREYVQASNNVSFEVMEGETFGLVGESGSGKSTIARVIAGLYTPNSGKITFEGIDLTALASEKARRPLRRQMQMVFQNPYTSMNPRMKVFDIIAEPIRFHHLTRNEAETRQIVSDLLDHVGLGRASGVKYPHEFSGGQRQRISIARALATRPRLLICDEPTSALDVSVQAQILNLLKDLQTELNLTMLFISHDLPVIRQMCDRVGVMKMGTLLEVAPTETLFSAPQHEYSRQLISLMPEFTGLKEDIAAIS
- a CDS encoding efflux RND transporter periplasmic adaptor subunit yields the protein MKKRTLLWTLLMLLIVVVLLGTVIGANMLKQKGMNDYFANMPEPSFPVTVSQVKAQDWTPIIEAIGFIEPKQGVTLTTETSGVIKDIAFESGASVQKGQMLLALDSAVEKANLKSAQARLPAAQAKYERYRGLYAKGSLSKESFDEAEAAYFSLSADIESLKATIARREITAPFSGSVGIRNIYVGEYLNIGSNIVRLEDTSVMRLHFTIPQTDLSKISIGQAVDISVDAYPDDSFKGSIKAIEPAVNAQSGLVQVEANIPNSDGKLRSGMFAKANILLPVQKNQIIIPQVSIAYTLYGDSVYIVTEKDGKQRVQQHVIQVGERKKDVAHILSGVKDGDTLVTSGQVRLSNGAQVHVVESDALTPSSEVPML
- a CDS encoding multidrug efflux RND transporter permease subunit — its product is MRFTDIFIKRPVLAISLSLLIALLGLQAVFKLQIRQYPEMTNTVITVSTGYYGASSDLIQGFITQPLEQAIAQADNIDYMTSESSMGRSTITVKMKLNTDPNAALADVLAKTNSVRSQLPREAEDPSVTMSTGSTTAVLYIGFSSDELNASQINDYLERVVNPQLFSVTGVSKVDLYGGIKYALRIWLDPNKMAALKLSASQVMSVLSANNYQSATGQSTGEFVLYNGDADTQVSTPAELERLVIKSNDGQIIRLGDIATVSLEKSHDTYRATANGKEAVVAAVNAAPSANPIDIARDIRVILPRIEKNMPSNIKMTLLYDSTVAINESISEVIKTIGEAILIVLVVITLFLGSFRAVVIPIITIPLSLIGVSLVMQAFGFSWNLMTLLAMVLAIGLVVDDAIVVLENVDRHIKLGETPFRAAVIGTREIALPVIAMTLTLAAVYAPIALTQGITGSLFKEFALSLSGSVIVSGIIALTLSPMMCSKMLTAHEKPSWFETKVHNALDRVTNRYEKMLKSVMLHRPVIIAFALIILASLPVLFRFIPSELAPAEDKGVVMFIANGQSNSNLDYMQKTMEGVNKILSQQPEVDLTLEFTGVPKSNQALGFSVMVPWSQRDASQAQVQKRLQQLLQEVPGMSVSAFEMPELPGAGSGLPIQLVLKTPNSFENLFTLASDILSKVQQSPLFIYSTLDLNFDSATMKISIDKDKAGAYGVTMQDIGTTLATMMADGYVNRVDLYGRSYEVIPQVERKYRLNPESMNNYYVLAANGDAIPLRSLIKIDVVSEPRALPHFNQLNSATISAVPTPGITMGSALEWLNSEVDRTLPTGYTRDYMGESRQFVTEGSALYTTFGLALAIIFLVLAIQFESARDPIVIMVSVPLAICGALIALAWGGLFGFTSLNIYSQVGLITLIGLITKHGILICEVAKETQLKLKKDRIEAVMEAAKIRLRPILMTTAAMIAGLIPLMYASGAGAKQRFSIGIVIVAGLAIGTLFTLFVLPVIYSYLAEKHKPLPVFVEDETLEGSTDESSTNTTS
- a CDS encoding ABC transporter substrate-binding protein, translated to MKMMKSKLAVALMAVGLSFAASAADITIAYDADPVSMDPQEQLSGATLQLSHMVFDPLVRLTQSKEFEPRLAKSWERINDTTMRFHLRQGVKFHSGNSFSADDVIWTFNRLKSSGDYKGIFDSVTKAVKVDDYTVDLVTKGPYPLILQNATYIFVMDSKFYSGKTADGKDKSEIVKHGNSFASTNESGTGPFMITYREQGVKVEFERFKDYWDKASKGNVDHLTWVPIKEDATRVAALLSGDVDMIAPVAPNDLGRIDEAKGIDLVTISGERIITFQMNENSQPAFKDKRVREAVVYAINNTGIVKKIMKGFGTAAAQQSPIGFTGYNPDLKPRYDLKKAKALMKEAGYEKGFKISMIAPNNRYVNDAKIAQTVASMLSKIGIKVDLKTMPKAQYWPEFDKCSADMLMIGWESDTQDSGNFTEYLMMTRNAETGKGQYNCGYYSNPEVDRLVDASNVETDPAKRSAMLKEVETKLYQDAAFVPLHWQNLAWGAKSNVDIKPIVNSMNYPYLGDLVVKE
- the ubiK gene encoding ubiquinone biosynthesis accessory factor UbiK — encoded protein: MFDPKKLEQVAKQIHEAMPQPVKDLGADVEQKVRQVIQGQLNKLDVVSREEFDVQTQVLLRTREKLTQLEAKVAELEEKFAKQD